Below is a genomic region from Candidatus Palauibacter scopulicola.
GCCTGCCTGCCTGCCTGCCTGCCTGCCTGCCTGCCTGCCTGCCTGCCTGCTCAATCTAAGCAGGGTCGCAAGCCCCCTAAGCAGGGTCGCAAGCCCCGCCGGGCTCATCCGCGCACCGAATCCGCGCGCCGCACGCCAGCCAACGGACGTCGCTCTCACGGCGTACTCGATCACTACCGCACCCCCGGATCCCCCGTTCGACAGTCAAAGGACCTCTCCCGCACAACGTTAACATGCTCTAAACCGTTGCGCGACAACTGCTTAAACTGACAGAGACCCCCCCAATTTTGGGGGGTGCTGCCCCCCCAGTTTTGGGGGTAGGGGGTGCGCGACGGCGCTCGAAACCGGGCGTTCAGAGGGGCGGGGCGTGGCCTGGCGAGATGCCGTTTCCTAACTTGAGCGGTTGCGAGGCAGCGTCATCCGTCGGTGCCGAAGGACGGGCGCGTGAAGACATTGAGCGCGGGTGCGGTTCTGTGGTTGTGGTTCGCCCTCATGGGGCAGCCCTCGGGGGACGGTGCGTCCGGCTCCGCCCCCCTCTCGGAGTTTGACCTCGCCGCTCTCGCCGACACGGCGGAGCTGACCGCGGTGGTCCAGCGCTACTGCGTCCGCTGCCACAACGGGCGCCTGCTGCGCGGGAACCTCACGCTGGAGGCGTTCGACGTGGACGCGGCGCACGAGCGGGCGCCCACGGCGGAGAAGATGATCCGGAAGCTCCGCGCCGGGATGATGCCGCCTCCGGGCCAGCGCCGGCCGCCGCCGGACACGCTCCTCGCCCTCGTCGAAACGCTGGAGACGGTCGTCGACCGCGAGGCCGCCCGCGACCGGAACCCCGGCTCGCGGCGCTTCCAGCGGCTGAACCGGGCCGAGTACGAGCGCGTGATCCGCGATCTCCTCGACCTCGAGATCGACGCCAGCCGCTGGCTGCCGGCGGACACGTACCTCGGCGCCTTCGACAACATGGCGGACGCGCAGGGCCTCTCGACCACGCTGCTCGAGGCCTACCTGAGGGCCGCCACGGAGGTGAGCCGGATCGCGGTCGGCAACCCGGCCGCCCTCTCGAAGACCGCCAAGTACACGAACCCGATCGATGTCTCGCAGCACGCCTGGGACCGCATCGAGGGCGCGCCGTACGGGACGCGCGGCGGGATGGTCGTGACGCACGACTTCCCGGTGGACGGGGAGTACGTGATCTCGCTCGAGACACTGTTCGGGCAGGGGACGGGCTTCCAGGACGTCGACATCTCGATCGACGGGGAAGGGGTCGCCCTGCTCGGTCTCGAGCACGGCGGGCGCTCGACGGTGCCGATCCGCACGGAGCCCATCTACGTGCAGGCGGGCCAGCGCGAGGTCGCGGCGGCGTTCGTGCGCACGATCGAGGGGCCGTACGAGGACCGCCTGAAGACGCCGGGCTGGTCCTTCGTCGGGGGCGAGGACTCCCAGGCGTGGGCGAACTACGGGATCACGGCGCTCCCCCACCTGAGCGACCTGATGATCACGGGTCCCCGGCGCAGTGCGGGGCTGTCCGAGACGGCGAGCCGCCGCAAGGTGTTCGACTGCCATCCGGGACGGGACGCGGCGGTGGGCGAGGCGGTTGGCGAGGCGGCCGGGGAGGCTCGGGCGTGCGCGGCGTCGATCGTGACGCGGCTCGCGCGGGCGGCGTACCGGCGGCCGGTGACGGAGGCCGATCTCGCGGGGCCGATGGCCTTCTACGATGACGCGGCGGCCGAGGCGGCCGAGGACGGGTCCGACGGGTTCGAGATCGGGGTCCGGACGGCGCTGCAGGCGATCCTCGCCAACCCGTCCTTCATCTTCCGTCTCGAGCAGGCGCCGCCCGAGGCCGCGCCCGGCGAGAGCTACCGGATCGCGGACGTGGACCTCGCGTCGCGTCTCTCCTTCTTCCTGTGGGCGGCGAGCCCGGATGACGAACTGCTGACGGTGGCGGCCGAGGGACGGCTGTCGGATCCGGCGGTCCTCGAGGCGCAGGTGCGCCGGATGCTGGCGGACCCGCGCGCGGAAGCGCTCTCGACGCGCTTCGCCTCGCAGTGGCTCAGGCTCCAGGACGCGGAGGACAACCAGCCGGAGCCCTACCTGTATCCGGACTTCACCGGCCAGCTTCGCGAGGACCTGGTCCGGGAGACGCAACTCTTCTTCGACCACCTCGTGCGCGAGGACCGGAGCCTGCTCGAGCTGTTCACGGCGGACTACACCTTCCTGAACGAGCGCCTCGCCGGGCACTACGGGATTGAGGGGGTCTCGGGACCCGGGTTCCGGCGGGTGAGCTATCCGGACGACAGCCGGCGCGGGGTGCTGGGGCACGGGAGCGTGCTGCTGCTCACGTCGATGTCCGCCCGCACGTCGCCGGTGCTGCGCGGGAAGTGGGTGATGGAGGTGCTCATGGGCACGCCGCCGCCGCCCCCGCCGCCGGACATCCCCGCCTTCGACGAGACGGAATCGGCCCGGGGCGGGCGGCTGCTGACGACGCGCGAGCGCCTGGAGATGCACGCGGCCAGCCCGACGTGCCGCGCCTGCCACCGGTTCATGGACCCGATCGGGCTCGCGCTCGACAACTACGACGTGACGGGGCGGGTGCGGGTGCGCGAGAACGGGGTCGCGCTCGACACGCGGGGGACGTTCTACGACGGGTCCGATGTGAGCACGCCGGCGGAACTCGTCGACCTCCTCATGAAGCGGCCCATCCCGCTGGTCCGGAACTTCACGGCGCACCTGCTCGCGTACGCGGTCGGGCGCCGCGCGGAGTACTTCGACCAGCCGGGGATCCGGGCCATCGCGCGCGAGGCGGAAGCCGACGGCTACCGCATGTCCTCGTTCATCCTCGGCGTCGTGAACAGCGATGCCTTCCGGCTGGCGCGTCCCGCGCCCGCCGTGGAAGAAGTGGAGGGATCATGAACTTCATCACAGGGACGCACCTCTCGCGCCGCACCTTCCTGCGGGGGGCCGGCGCCAGCGTCGCGCTGCCCCTGCTCGACGCGATGGTTCCCGCGGGGCGGCTGTGGGCCGACCCGATGAAGGCGGCGGAGTTCACGCGCCTCGTCTGCATCGAGGAGTCGATGGGGGTGGCGGGCTCGAGCGACTGGGGCGACGAACGCCACCTGTTCGCGCCGGCGATGACGGGGCGCGACTTCGAACTGGTGGCGGACAGCCAGCTCCGGCCGCTGGAGGCGTTCCGCGAGCACATGACGATCGTGAGCAACACGGACTGCCGGTCGGCGGAGGCGTTCCGGGCGGAGGAGATCGGCGGCGACCACGACCGTTCGACGGCGGTGTTCCTCACCCAGGCGCATCCGAAGCAGACGCAGGGGTCGGACATCTTCCTCGGCACCTCGCTCGACCAGTTGCACGCGCAGCGCTTCGGGCGGGAGACGGTGCTCCCCTCGCTCGAACTCTGCATCGAGGGGATCGACCGCGGCGGGGGCTGCGCCTACAACTACCACTGCGCGTACACGACGTCGCTGGCGTGGGCGTCGCCGAACCAGCCGTTGCCGGCGATCCGGGAGCCGCGCGTGGTGTTCGAGCGGCTGTTCGGCGCCGGGGACTCGGCGGAGGACCGGGCGGCGCGGCGGCGCACGGACCGCAGCATGATCGACTGGATCGCGACCGAGGTCGCCC
It encodes:
- a CDS encoding DUF1592 domain-containing protein produces the protein MKTLSAGAVLWLWFALMGQPSGDGASGSAPLSEFDLAALADTAELTAVVQRYCVRCHNGRLLRGNLTLEAFDVDAAHERAPTAEKMIRKLRAGMMPPPGQRRPPPDTLLALVETLETVVDREAARDRNPGSRRFQRLNRAEYERVIRDLLDLEIDASRWLPADTYLGAFDNMADAQGLSTTLLEAYLRAATEVSRIAVGNPAALSKTAKYTNPIDVSQHAWDRIEGAPYGTRGGMVVTHDFPVDGEYVISLETLFGQGTGFQDVDISIDGEGVALLGLEHGGRSTVPIRTEPIYVQAGQREVAAAFVRTIEGPYEDRLKTPGWSFVGGEDSQAWANYGITALPHLSDLMITGPRRSAGLSETASRRKVFDCHPGRDAAVGEAVGEAAGEARACAASIVTRLARAAYRRPVTEADLAGPMAFYDDAAAEAAEDGSDGFEIGVRTALQAILANPSFIFRLEQAPPEAAPGESYRIADVDLASRLSFFLWAASPDDELLTVAAEGRLSDPAVLEAQVRRMLADPRAEALSTRFASQWLRLQDAEDNQPEPYLYPDFTGQLREDLVRETQLFFDHLVREDRSLLELFTADYTFLNERLAGHYGIEGVSGPGFRRVSYPDDSRRGVLGHGSVLLLTSMSARTSPVLRGKWVMEVLMGTPPPPPPPDIPAFDETESARGGRLLTTRERLEMHAASPTCRACHRFMDPIGLALDNYDVTGRVRVRENGVALDTRGTFYDGSDVSTPAELVDLLMKRPIPLVRNFTAHLLAYAVGRRAEYFDQPGIRAIAREAEADGYRMSSFILGVVNSDAFRLARPAPAVEEVEGS
- a CDS encoding DUF1552 domain-containing protein, whose amino-acid sequence is MNFITGTHLSRRTFLRGAGASVALPLLDAMVPAGRLWADPMKAAEFTRLVCIEESMGVAGSSDWGDERHLFAPAMTGRDFELVADSQLRPLEAFREHMTIVSNTDCRSAEAFRAEEIGGDHDRSTAVFLTQAHPKQTQGSDIFLGTSLDQLHAQRFGRETVLPSLELCIEGIDRGGGCAYNYHCAYTTSLAWASPNQPLPAIREPRVVFERLFGAGDSAEDRAARRRTDRSMIDWIATEVARLRRTLGAADRVALDEYVEHIREIERRIQLVEARNASGEEREMPEAPSGVPDSFEEHMQLMFDLQLLALQTDLTRIITFKTGFDQSNRTFPESGTTKSVHGASHHGNVPEDIMDFNRINTYRLGQVAYFLKKMRDTMEGEASLLDKTAIVWGSPMADGNLHNHRRAPLLLMGGANGALDGGVHLRAPDGTPMANAFVSLMRKIGHPEMPSFGDSDGAFPLEFTGEAASGAASRGSGAR